One Acidimicrobiia bacterium DNA window includes the following coding sequences:
- a CDS encoding pyridoxamine 5'-phosphate oxidase family protein — protein sequence MSSWADVTRSAPDLAAAVRARFEATGLGLLATVRADGSPRITGLEPLFALDELWLGMMPQSRKALDLLRDPRFALHSATVDKKVVEGDAKVGGRAIPVDEHDDATFGRFVDAFEERTGERLPGGAFHLFRADVREMSFLKPAGDHLDIDWWSEGAGLRHVDRH from the coding sequence GTGAGCTCCTGGGCCGACGTCACCCGTTCCGCACCCGATCTCGCCGCCGCCGTCCGCGCCCGCTTCGAGGCTACAGGCCTCGGCCTGCTCGCGACCGTGCGCGCCGACGGGTCACCGCGCATCACCGGGCTCGAGCCCTTGTTCGCGCTCGACGAGCTCTGGCTCGGGATGATGCCCCAGTCGCGCAAGGCGCTCGACCTCCTGCGCGACCCGCGCTTCGCGCTGCACAGCGCGACGGTCGACAAGAAGGTCGTCGAGGGCGACGCCAAGGTCGGCGGGCGCGCGATACCGGTCGACGAGCACGACGACGCGACGTTCGGCCGGTTCGTCGACGCGTTCGAGGAGCGCACCGGCGAACGGCTGCCCGGTGGCGCGTTCCACCTGTTCCGCGCCGACGTGCGCGAGATGTCGTTCCTGAAGCCGGCCGGCGACCACCTCGACATCGACTGGTGGAGCGAGGGAGCCGGTCTTCGTCACGTCGATCGGCACTAG
- a CDS encoding diguanylate cyclase — protein MAGERAVDESTLETVLSNLLAEYPDAPIAAIGHDGLFVDVPPSLPVGAHPVLEGRSALDLVVPADRVVVITAWGETHATGIARAVVRLAADSGTGAFYFVDARHLYGVYVGVLLADGGGEAIGEQLKSAPKMPPRVCRVHKDGLAVISAIDDATTRVLGWEPDDIVGRRSLELIHPDDHDRAIENWIEMLGAPGGDHRWRGRHQRRDGSWVWMEITNRNRLDDPEHGDVVAEMVDISDEMAAQEALRAREQLLHRLAEALPLGVFQVDSDRSIVYANERLAEITCTGPATTVDAQLCTVVAEDRAVLQHALDDVLVDGRDADLEVRIDVPGAPAGRLCRITMRALTGDDDVVTGAIVCVADVTESARLRIELEHRATYDALTGCHNRASIIAALETTLASDNARVGTALVFVDLDGFKAVNDELGHAAGDDLLRIVASRLRDTTRDTDLVGRLGGDEFLVVCPRVASLAEVTRLCDRVAEALSGTVDVAGHQQRLRASIGVTWSRAGVVCADAPRCAEAIVAEADTAMYASKREGAGRPVLYDACLRDADIPA, from the coding sequence GTGGCAGGTGAGCGCGCGGTCGACGAGTCGACGCTGGAGACGGTCCTGTCCAACCTCCTCGCGGAGTACCCGGACGCGCCCATCGCCGCGATCGGTCACGACGGCTTGTTCGTCGACGTGCCGCCGTCCCTGCCCGTCGGTGCGCATCCCGTGCTCGAGGGACGCTCCGCGCTCGACCTCGTCGTCCCCGCCGACCGGGTCGTGGTCATCACGGCGTGGGGCGAGACCCACGCGACGGGGATCGCGCGCGCGGTCGTCAGGCTCGCGGCCGACTCGGGGACCGGCGCCTTCTACTTCGTCGACGCGCGGCACCTCTACGGCGTCTACGTCGGCGTGCTCCTCGCGGACGGTGGTGGCGAAGCCATCGGCGAGCAGCTCAAGTCGGCCCCGAAGATGCCGCCGCGCGTCTGTCGTGTGCACAAGGACGGGCTCGCCGTCATCAGCGCGATCGACGACGCGACGACGCGCGTCCTCGGGTGGGAGCCCGACGATATCGTCGGCCGGCGCTCCCTTGAGCTCATCCACCCCGACGATCACGACCGCGCGATCGAGAACTGGATCGAGATGCTCGGTGCGCCCGGTGGCGACCACCGGTGGCGCGGCCGCCACCAACGCCGTGACGGGTCGTGGGTGTGGATGGAGATCACCAACCGCAACCGGCTCGACGATCCGGAGCACGGGGACGTCGTCGCGGAGATGGTCGACATCTCCGACGAGATGGCGGCGCAGGAGGCGCTGCGCGCGCGTGAGCAGCTCCTCCACCGGCTCGCCGAGGCGCTCCCGCTCGGCGTGTTCCAGGTCGACAGCGACCGTTCGATCGTCTACGCGAACGAGCGGCTCGCCGAGATCACGTGCACGGGCCCCGCGACGACGGTCGACGCCCAGCTCTGCACCGTCGTGGCCGAGGACCGCGCCGTCCTGCAGCACGCGCTCGACGACGTCCTCGTCGACGGGCGCGACGCCGACCTCGAGGTCCGCATCGACGTGCCCGGTGCCCCGGCCGGACGACTGTGCCGGATCACGATGCGCGCGCTCACCGGCGACGACGACGTCGTGACGGGCGCGATCGTCTGCGTCGCGGACGTGACCGAGAGCGCGCGCCTGCGCATCGAGCTCGAACACCGCGCGACCTATGACGCGCTCACCGGCTGTCACAACCGCGCGTCGATCATCGCCGCGCTCGAGACGACGCTCGCGTCGGACAACGCCCGGGTCGGCACCGCGCTCGTGTTCGTCGACCTCGACGGCTTCAAGGCCGTCAACGACGAGCTCGGGCACGCGGCGGGCGACGACCTGCTGCGGATCGTGGCGTCGCGCCTGCGCGACACGACGCGCGACACCGATCTCGTCGGCCGTCTCGGCGGTGACGAGTTCCTCGTCGTGTGCCCGCGCGTTGCCTCGCTCGCCGAGGTCACGCGCCTCTGTGACCGCGTCGCCGAGGCGCTGAGCGGGACGGTCGACGTCGCCGGTCACCAGCAGCGACTCCGGGCGAGCATCGGCGTGACGTGGTCGCGCGCGGGCGTCGTGTGCGCGGACGCGCCGCGTTGCGCCGAGGCGATCGTCGCCGAGGCCGACACCGCGATGTACGCGTCGAAGCGCGAGGGCGCAGGCCGCCCCGTGCTCTACGACGCGTGCCTGCGCGACGCCGACATCCCGGCCTGA
- a CDS encoding SDR family oxidoreductase has protein sequence MEATDVDVPHRFTGKVALLTGAASGIGRASALRLAREGAQVFGFDLDGDGLAETEQLVTGAGGTMRTRPGDVSQRASCFDAVAACVDAFGGLDVLGNIAGIARAEHFVDVTEAQYRTMMGVNVDGCFFMAQAAVPHLLERAGTIVNIASNAGLMGQAYTVAYCTSKGAVVQMTRALAMEFVKTPLRVNAIAPGGTVTNLTAGFQIPEDVDFELMAPYTGFRGMGTAEDVAALLAFVASDEAASIHGAILSTDRGLTAG, from the coding sequence GTGGAAGCCACCGACGTCGACGTCCCGCACCGCTTCACCGGCAAGGTCGCGCTGTTGACCGGCGCGGCCTCGGGCATCGGTCGCGCGAGCGCGCTGCGGCTCGCGCGTGAAGGCGCGCAGGTGTTCGGCTTCGATCTCGACGGCGACGGCCTGGCGGAGACGGAGCAGCTCGTCACCGGAGCGGGCGGCACGATGCGCACCCGCCCGGGCGACGTCTCACAGCGCGCGTCTTGCTTCGACGCCGTCGCCGCGTGCGTCGACGCGTTCGGCGGCCTCGACGTACTGGGCAACATCGCCGGCATCGCGCGCGCGGAGCACTTCGTCGACGTCACCGAGGCCCAGTACCGCACGATGATGGGCGTCAACGTCGACGGCTGCTTCTTCATGGCGCAGGCCGCGGTCCCGCACCTGCTCGAGCGGGCGGGGACGATCGTGAACATCGCGTCCAACGCGGGGCTGATGGGGCAGGCGTACACGGTCGCCTACTGCACCTCGAAGGGCGCGGTCGTGCAGATGACGCGCGCGCTCGCGATGGAGTTCGTGAAGACGCCGTTGCGCGTGAACGCGATCGCGCCCGGCGGCACGGTGACCAACCTGACGGCCGGGTTCCAGATCCCCGAGGACGTCGACTTCGAGCTGATGGCCCCCTACACGGGGTTCCGCGGGATGGGCACGGCCGAGGACGTCGCCGCGCTGCTCGCGTTCGTCGCGTCCGACGAGGCCGCCAGCATCCACGGGGCGATCCTGTCCACCGACCGAGGCCTGACCGCGGGCTGA
- a CDS encoding mechanosensitive ion channel family protein translates to MDLSDLSRWARGDGLEICLLAIGSVLLARLVHWGAQRYLERLYHDGLAQIDRSGVASERNKRVRALVQAGELGVVALVYFVAALLILDKFGLPLTSLVAPATVAGVAVGFGAQQVVGDVLAGFFLLSEHQFGVGDVVQLSQPGQTAGVRGTVEELTLRVTKLRTVQGELVFLPNSALRQVTNLSREWSRVVVDVPIPVDQDLDTATQVVRDAAESVRDDPAWSGAIVGDPVVAGVETIEVDHLQLRLVARTLPGKQFDVGRVLRLRIARALQRAGVTTATTEPVARAEG, encoded by the coding sequence GCCCGCGGCGACGGGCTCGAGATCTGTCTCCTCGCGATCGGCTCGGTGCTGCTCGCGCGTCTCGTGCACTGGGGCGCGCAGCGTTACCTGGAGCGCCTGTACCACGACGGGCTCGCGCAGATCGACCGGTCCGGGGTCGCGTCGGAGCGCAACAAGCGCGTCCGCGCGCTCGTGCAGGCCGGCGAGCTCGGCGTGGTCGCGCTCGTCTACTTCGTCGCGGCGCTCCTGATCCTGGACAAGTTCGGGCTGCCGCTCACGAGCCTCGTGGCGCCGGCCACGGTCGCCGGTGTCGCGGTCGGCTTCGGCGCGCAGCAGGTCGTCGGTGACGTCCTCGCCGGCTTCTTCCTCCTGAGCGAGCACCAGTTCGGCGTCGGCGACGTCGTCCAGCTCTCCCAGCCCGGGCAGACGGCCGGCGTGCGCGGGACGGTCGAGGAGCTGACCTTGCGCGTGACCAAGCTGCGGACCGTGCAGGGCGAGCTCGTCTTCCTGCCCAACAGCGCGCTCCGCCAGGTCACGAACCTCTCGCGAGAGTGGTCGCGCGTCGTCGTCGACGTGCCGATCCCGGTCGACCAGGACCTCGACACCGCGACGCAGGTCGTGCGCGACGCAGCCGAGTCGGTGCGCGACGATCCCGCCTGGAGCGGCGCGATCGTCGGCGATCCTGTCGTCGCCGGGGTCGAGACCATCGAGGTCGACCACCTGCAGCTCCGCTTGGTCGCGCGCACGTTGCCGGGCAAGCAGTTCGACGTCGGACGCGTGCTCCGCCTGCGGATCGCCCGCGCGTTGCAGCGCGCCGGGGTGACCACCGCGACCACGGAGCCCGTCGCGCGCGCGGAGGGCTGA